Sequence from the Terriglobales bacterium genome:
TGGAAGAACTCCTGATTCGCACTTGCCTCGACTTTCGCATCCCTGCGAAGCGCGTCCCGGGGTTGACCGGCGTGTGGACAGACCAGCAAATTGAGATTCGCGACAATGCCGCGGCCTCGGCGGGTAGTCAGGATATTCACGCGGAGGCCGATCCGGCGAGTCAGGAAGGCAAAATCGCTGCCATCGGCGTGCACATTTCGCGCTCGGTGACGTCCCATGGCTTCGCGCTCAACGTCAACACCGATCTCGACTACTTCAACCTTATTATTCCCTGCGGCATCCGTGCCAAGCCGGTGACCTCGATGGCGAAGGAACTCCGGCGTAACGTCCCAATCGAAGAGGTTGCGCAGGCCGTGGCGCGCAATTTTGGGCGCGTCTTTGACCGCCAGATACTTTGGGTGGAGACCATTGATCAGTTGCTGGGCCGGACTATAGGGGTGCCGGTAAAACCGCCCGCGGAGGAACGGACGATCCGCGGCGAAGAAGAAACCTACTGGGCCTAGTCGTTCATCCAGCAGCACGTAATGCAGTCTCTTCACCTTTTCGCCCTCTGTGGCCTCTGTGGTTAGAGGTCTTTCCTCGCGTTACAATCGGTTTCAGCGATGGCTTCTAAGAAGAGTCCGGGGTCCCACAACTCAGGTCGGCACAAAAGCGGATCCGCAGCCAGGCAGACTTCCACGAATCATCAGCCAAATTCCAGTCAGCGCACGTACGAGATTTTCGATTACCGCCTGGAGCAGACCGATTTTTGCATCGAGCAGGTCGGCGACGGCGATCAGGTTCGCTACAAGGTGCGCGGCGATCTGAGCGCTCCGCC
This genomic interval carries:
- the lipB gene encoding lipoyl(octanoyl) transferase LipB, coding for MISVIQLGTLDYAEGLRLQQQMIELRKNNQIPDVLLLLEHKPVITLGRNAREENVLLSRKELDRRGVELFECDRGGDVTFHGPGQLVGYPIFDLRGYPNRSGTSTLKYLGAVDYVRRLEELLIRTCLDFRIPAKRVPGLTGVWTDQQIEIRDNAAASAGSQDIHAEADPASQEGKIAAIGVHISRSVTSHGFALNVNTDLDYFNLIIPCGIRAKPVTSMAKELRRNVPIEEVAQAVARNFGRVFDRQILWVETIDQLLGRTIGVPVKPPAEERTIRGEEETYWA